TGAAAATCCGCCGCAATGGCCAGATCTTTGAAATGAGCTTCACCCATGGCAATGCCGACGCGCCGCTGAAGGCGACCGGCAGCTATGAGCAGGACAAGCAGCCGGGCACCTACGAAGGACGCAGCGGCAGCCAAATCACCTTTTTCCCATCCGCCGAAACCTTCACCATGGTGGAGTTCGACTTCGGCACACTGGAGCACCGGCTGCGCGAGCTGGCCTTTCTGAACTCCGGCGTGCGCATCGTATTGACCGATGCCCGCCATGCCGACGTCGTGCGCCATGAGCTGCATTATGACGGAGGGCTCGAGGAGTTCGTCAAATATCTCGACCGGGTCAAGAAACCGCTGATCGACAAGCCGATTGCCATCAAGGCCGAGCGTGACGGCATCACCGTCGAAGTCGCGATGTGGTGGAACGACAGCTACCACGAGAACGTGCTGGCCTTCACCAACAACATCCCGCAGCGCGACGGCGGTACGCATCTGGCCGGCTTCCGCGGCGCGCTGACGCGCCAGATCACCGGCTATGGTGAATCCTCGGGCCTGACCAAGAAGGAAAAGGTCGGGCTGATCGGCGACGATTGCCGCGAGGGGCTGACGGCCGTGCTTTCGGTCAAGGTTCCCGATCCGAAATTCTCCTCGCAGACCAAGGACAAGCTGGTCTCGTCCGAAGTCCGCCCGGTGGTGGAAGGGCTGGTCAACGAAGCGCTCGGCACCTGGCTGGAAGAACACCCGGCCGAGGGCAAGGTGGTCATCGACAAGGTGATCCAGGCCGCGGCGGCGCGCGAGGCCGCGCGCAAGGCGCGCGACATCACCCGCAAGAGTTCGCTTGGCGTCACCTCCCTGCCCGGCAAGCTTGCCGACTGCCAGGAACGCGACCCGGCGAAATCCGAAATCTTCATCGTCGAGGGTGATTCCGCCGGCGGCTCGGCCAAGGGTGGCCGTTCGCGCCAGAACCAGGCGATCCTGCCGCTGCGCGGCAAGATCCTGAATGTCGAACGCGCGCGCTTCGACCGCATGCTCGGCTCCGACATGATCGGCACGCTGATCACGGCGCTCGGCACCTCGATCGGCAAGGACGAGTTCAACGCCGACAAGCTGCGCTACCACAAGATCATCCTGATGACCGACGCCGATGTCGACGGCGCCCACATCCGCACCTTGCTGCTCACCTTCTTCTTCCGGCAGATGCCGGAGCTGATCGAGCGCGGCCATCTCTACATCGCCCAGCCGCCGCTCTACAAAGTGACGCGCGGCAAGAGCTCGCAATACATCAAGGATGAAAGCGCCTTCGAAGAATTCCTGATTGCGTCTGGGCTGGAAGAAGCCTCGCTCACGCTTGGCTCGGGCGAGGTCAGGATCGGCCAGGACCTGCGCAGTGCCATCGACGATGCGCTGGCCGTACGCCAGCTCATCAACGGGCTGCACACGCGCTATAACAGAGGTGTGGTCGAGCAGGCGGCGATCGCCGGCGGACTCAATCCCGATGTCTTCTCCGATCTCGGCCGCGCCAATGCCATGGCCGAGCGTGTCGCCAAGCGGCTGGACATCATCGCCGAGGACACCGAGCGCGGCTGGATTGGCCGCATGTCGACCTCGAACGAGGGGACCGGCGGCTATGTGTTCGAACGCACGGTGCGCAGCGTCAAGGAATACGCGCATCTCGATCTCGGGCTGATCAATTCGGCCGATGCGCGCCAGCTCGACCGCTACGCGCCGCGCCTCAGCGAGGTCTATGACGTGCCGCCAGTGCTGCGCCGCAAGGACGTCTCCGAAACGATCTCGGGACCTTTGGCGCTGCTCAACGCGGTCTTCGCCACCGGCCGCAAGGGCCTGACCATGCAGCGCTACAAGGGCCTTGGCGAGATGAATGCCGAGCAGCTCTGGGAAACCACGCTCGACCCGAATGTGCGCTCGCTGTTGCAGGTCAGGGTCAACGACGCCACCGATGCCGACTCGCTGTTCTCACGGCTGATGGGCGACGAAGTCGAGCCCCGGCGCGAATTCATCCAGGAGAACGCGCTGTCCGTCGCCAATCTGGATATCTGAGACAGCATCATTCTTTGAGACATTGGCGCGCCCGGCGCGCCAATGTCGTTTCTGCCGCAGAAAAATCATTTGAGGACCGGCCGGAACAGAAGGTCATCCAAGACATTGTGACAACATCGATCACAATTTCTCAAAGGAGGCCTTCATGGGACGTGGCATTTTGCTCTGGTTGCTCGGGATTCCGATCCCAATCATCATTCTCATCATGCTGTTCGTACGATAGGGGGATTCTATGCAATCCACCCTATCGGCTGTCGACATTTCTCCCACCACCGAATCCTCTTCAACCGCCGTCAGTTGGGGACCAATCATTGCTGGCGCCTTCGCGGCCTCGACGCTGACTTTCATCCTGATGCTGCTTGGCTCGGGTCTTGGCTTGACCATGGTTTCGCCATGGTCAGGTTCAGGCGCCTCGATCACGACCTTCGCGGTCTCCACCGCGATCTGGCTGGTCATCGTGCAATGGCTGTCGTCCGGCGTCGGTGGCTATCTTGCAGGACGCTTGCGCACCAAATGGGTCGGCGTCCATACCGATGAAGTCTACTTCCGTGACACCGCGCATGGCTTCCTGGCCTGGGCACTGGCAACCCTGCTTGTTGTCGGCGTCCTCGGCTCGGCGCTCTCAGCAGCCCTCGGCTCCGGCGTGCAAGCCGTCTCGACTGTTGCGTCGGGCGCCGCCATGGGTGCGTCGGCGGGAGCGTCTTCGAATGCCAGCGGTGCTTCGGCCGACAATGCGACATCCTATCTGGTGGATTCGCTGTTCCGCCCGGCCGATGCCAGCAGGCTCGCTGCCGCCAATCCGCAGAATGATGCGGCCGCCGCGTCGCAGGCGTCACGCATCCTGATCGCAGGTGCGGCGGCCGGCGAGGTTTCGGCTGATGACAAGACCTATCTGTCACAGCTGGTCGCCGCACGTACCGGCCTCTCGGAAACCGATGCCAAGACCCGGGTCGACGCGATCCTGGCCAAGGTTCAGGACGCCAAGGTCAAGGCCAAGCAGGCCGCGGACACCGCCAGGAAAGGCAGCGCGACCTTTGCCCTGCTCGGCGCGCTGTCTCTGGTCATAGGCGCCTTCATCGCCAGTGCGGCCGCGGCGCTGGGCGGCAGGCAGCGCGACGACGAGGAAGCACTGTTCATCACCAGCCACTGAACTGATTTGTACCCTTGAAATCAAAAAGCCCGGCTGCAAGGCCGGGCTTTTCTCGTTCGTAGACTTGTGCGGCTGGATCGGGATCAGTGATCCATGGCCTTGACGATTTCTTCCGTCATCTTCTTGGCGTCGCCGAGCAGCATCATGGTGCCGTCCTTGTAGAACAGCGTGTTGTCGATGCCGGCGTAGCCGGAGCCGAGCGAACGCTTGACGAACAGGCAGGTGCGCGCTTTGTCGACATCAAGGATCGGCATGCCGTAGATGGGCGAGGACTTGTCGTCGCGGGCCGAGGGGTTGGTGACATCGTTGGCACCGATGACATAGGCGACATCGGCCTGCGCGAACTCGGAGTTTATGTCCTCGAGCTCAAACACCTCGTCATAGGGCACATTGGCTTCGGCGAGCAGCACATTCATATGGCCTGGCATGCGGCCAGCGACCGGATGGATCGCATATTTCACTTCGACGCCATTGGCCTTGAGCTTGTCGGCCAGTTCGCGCAGCGCGTGCTGTGCCTGGGCCACCGCCATGCCGTAGCCCGGCACGATGATGACCTTCTGCGCGTTCATCATCAGGTAGGCGGCGTCATCAGCGGAACCCTGCTTGACCGTGCGCTCGATGTCGTCGTCGACAGCCGCGGCCGTCTCGCCGCCGAAGCCGCCAAGGATGACCGAGATGAAGGAGCGGTTCATGCCCTTGCACATGATGTAGGACAGGATCGCGCCGGACGAACCGACCAGCGCGCCGGTGATGATCAGCGCCAGGTTGCCGAGCGTGAAGCCGAGTGCCGCCGCCGCCCAGCCGGAATAGGAGTTGAGCATCGACACGACGACCGGCATGTCGGCGCCGCCGATCGGGATGATCAGCAGCACGCCGAGCGCCAGCGAGGCGATGACGATCAGCCAGAACACCGCATAGCTCTGCGTGGTGACGAGCAGCACGATCAGCACGATCAGCGCGATACCCAGTGCGGCGTTGATGAAATGGCGGCCGCCGATCATGATCGGCTTGCCGGACATGCGCCCGTCAAGCTTGAGGAAGGCGATGACCGAGCCGGTGAAGGTGATAGCGCCGATGGCGACGCCGAGGCTCATCTCGACCAGCGCCTGGGCATGAATGGCGCCCACTTCGCCAATGCCGA
The nucleotide sequence above comes from Mesorhizobium shangrilense. Encoded proteins:
- a CDS encoding NAD(P)(+) transhydrogenase (Re/Si-specific) subunit beta — protein: MNANLASFLYLVSGVLFIMALRGLSHPTTSRQGNMYGMIGMAIAIATTLALATPSLGGLGLIVVGLAIGGSVGAVTARRIAMTSMPQLVAAFHSLVGLAAVMVAAAAIYAPTSFGIGEVGAIHAQALVEMSLGVAIGAITFTGSVIAFLKLDGRMSGKPIMIGGRHFINAALGIALIVLIVLLVTTQSYAVFWLIVIASLALGVLLIIPIGGADMPVVVSMLNSYSGWAAAALGFTLGNLALIITGALVGSSGAILSYIMCKGMNRSFISVILGGFGGETAAAVDDDIERTVKQGSADDAAYLMMNAQKVIIVPGYGMAVAQAQHALRELADKLKANGVEVKYAIHPVAGRMPGHMNVLLAEANVPYDEVFELEDINSEFAQADVAYVIGANDVTNPSARDDKSSPIYGMPILDVDKARTCLFVKRSLGSGYAGIDNTLFYKDGTMMLLGDAKKMTEEIVKAMDH
- the gyrB gene encoding DNA topoisomerase (ATP-hydrolyzing) subunit B, with the translated sequence MSDQTDNANGAEAEYGADSIKVLKGLDAVRKRPGMYIGDTDDGSGLHHMVYEVVDNAIDEALAGHADLVTVTLNPDGSVTVIDNGRGIPTDIHTGEGISAAEVIMTQLHAGGKFDQNSYKVSGGLHGVGVSVVNALSAWLKLKIRRNGQIFEMSFTHGNADAPLKATGSYEQDKQPGTYEGRSGSQITFFPSAETFTMVEFDFGTLEHRLRELAFLNSGVRIVLTDARHADVVRHELHYDGGLEEFVKYLDRVKKPLIDKPIAIKAERDGITVEVAMWWNDSYHENVLAFTNNIPQRDGGTHLAGFRGALTRQITGYGESSGLTKKEKVGLIGDDCREGLTAVLSVKVPDPKFSSQTKDKLVSSEVRPVVEGLVNEALGTWLEEHPAEGKVVIDKVIQAAAAREAARKARDITRKSSLGVTSLPGKLADCQERDPAKSEIFIVEGDSAGGSAKGGRSRQNQAILPLRGKILNVERARFDRMLGSDMIGTLITALGTSIGKDEFNADKLRYHKIILMTDADVDGAHIRTLLLTFFFRQMPELIERGHLYIAQPPLYKVTRGKSSQYIKDESAFEEFLIASGLEEASLTLGSGEVRIGQDLRSAIDDALAVRQLINGLHTRYNRGVVEQAAIAGGLNPDVFSDLGRANAMAERVAKRLDIIAEDTERGWIGRMSTSNEGTGGYVFERTVRSVKEYAHLDLGLINSADARQLDRYAPRLSEVYDVPPVLRRKDVSETISGPLALLNAVFATGRKGLTMQRYKGLGEMNAEQLWETTLDPNVRSLLQVRVNDATDADSLFSRLMGDEVEPRREFIQENALSVANLDI